One genomic segment of Actinoplanes ianthinogenes includes these proteins:
- a CDS encoding methylaspartate mutase, producing MSLGDTPSRGGATDSPPVDFGEFVRRRGGRGRLVVQPRMGFSDPARMRAGLLATRAARATTVGTVTLDSYTRVGELRAADRALAEGVPLNGYPIVNHPPAVTRALLDGVRADDFPIQVRHGSAVPGHIFAALTGLRLNATEGGPVSYCLPYGRTPLAESVTNWRRGAELFAGLREQGIEPHLETFGGCMMGQLCPPGQLVAISVLEALFFHQHGIRSLSVSYAQQTSFEQDVEALLALRRLCAELLPTRNWHVVVYAYMGMYPETPGGAYRLLERAAELAVTTGAERLIVKTEAEARRIPTVAENVTALERAGAVRSTVRLDAGVDSETYAEAAALVHAVLNLDADLGRALLAAFRHGILDVPYCLHPDNMGRTRSYLDDDGRLRWAETGSMPLPRARRRPRALTSAGLLDDLSYVRRCFDTAPAGAPT from the coding sequence ATGAGCCTCGGCGACACACCGAGCCGCGGCGGCGCCACGGACTCCCCGCCGGTCGACTTCGGGGAGTTCGTGCGCCGCCGCGGCGGCCGGGGCCGGCTGGTCGTCCAGCCCCGGATGGGGTTCAGCGACCCGGCCCGGATGCGGGCCGGCCTGCTCGCCACCCGCGCGGCGCGGGCCACCACGGTCGGCACCGTCACGCTGGACAGTTACACCCGCGTCGGTGAGCTGCGCGCCGCCGACCGCGCGCTGGCCGAGGGCGTGCCGCTGAACGGCTACCCGATCGTCAACCATCCGCCCGCGGTCACCCGCGCGCTGCTCGACGGGGTCCGCGCCGACGACTTCCCGATCCAGGTGCGGCACGGCTCCGCGGTGCCGGGGCACATCTTCGCGGCCCTGACCGGGCTGCGCCTCAACGCCACCGAGGGCGGGCCGGTGTCGTACTGCCTGCCGTACGGGCGGACCCCGCTGGCCGAGTCGGTGACCAACTGGCGGCGCGGCGCCGAACTCTTCGCCGGCCTGCGCGAGCAGGGGATCGAACCGCATCTGGAGACGTTCGGCGGCTGCATGATGGGTCAGCTCTGCCCGCCCGGGCAGCTGGTGGCGATCAGCGTCCTCGAGGCGCTCTTCTTCCACCAGCACGGCATCCGCAGCCTGTCGGTCAGCTACGCCCAGCAGACCAGCTTCGAGCAGGACGTCGAGGCGCTGCTCGCGTTGCGCCGGCTCTGCGCCGAGTTGCTGCCCACCCGGAACTGGCACGTCGTGGTCTACGCCTACATGGGGATGTACCCGGAGACCCCGGGTGGGGCGTACCGGCTGCTGGAGCGCGCCGCCGAGCTGGCCGTGACGACCGGCGCGGAACGCCTCATCGTCAAGACCGAGGCCGAGGCCCGGCGGATCCCCACCGTCGCCGAGAACGTCACCGCCCTGGAACGGGCCGGCGCGGTCCGGTCCACGGTCCGGCTGGACGCCGGGGTCGACTCCGAGACGTACGCCGAAGCCGCCGCCCTGGTGCACGCCGTGCTGAACCTGGACGCCGACCTGGGCCGGGCGCTGCTCGCCGCGTTCCGCCACGGCATCCTGGACGTGCCGTACTGCCTGCACCCGGACAACATGGGCCGGACCCGCAGCTACCTCGACGACGACGGCCGCCTGCGCTGGGCCGAGACCGGCTCGATGCCGCTGCCCCGCGCCCGCCGCCGCCCCCGCGCGCTCACCTCAGCCGGCCTGCTCGACGACCTGTCCTATGTCCGCCGCTGTTTCGACACCGCCCCAGCAGGAGCCCCGACATGA
- a CDS encoding thioesterase II family protein, producing the protein MSPPMVDTSAWIRSFHPAPSAPARLVCFPHAGGSASYFFPVSRALSPDVEVLGVQYPGRQDRRHEPCVGDLISLAEMIVPQVEPWLDRPVAFFGHSMGASLAYEVARRLPGVELTGLFVSGRGAPTRVRDEGMHLADDRRLIADLARMSGTDAAVLADEEILRTVLPALRADYRAAETYRYQPGPPLSCPVTALIGDLDDQVSEPEARPWADRTTGPFALRVFSGGHFYLNDHAPKIIDLLRTHLTR; encoded by the coding sequence ATCTCGCCTCCGATGGTCGACACCAGCGCCTGGATCCGCTCCTTCCACCCGGCCCCGTCCGCGCCCGCCCGGCTGGTCTGCTTCCCGCACGCCGGCGGGTCGGCGTCCTACTTCTTCCCGGTCTCCCGCGCCCTGTCACCGGACGTGGAGGTGCTGGGCGTGCAGTATCCCGGCCGGCAGGACCGCCGGCACGAGCCGTGCGTCGGCGACCTGATCTCGCTGGCCGAGATGATCGTCCCGCAGGTCGAACCGTGGCTGGACCGCCCGGTCGCCTTCTTCGGCCACAGCATGGGCGCCAGCCTCGCCTACGAGGTCGCCCGCCGGTTGCCCGGCGTCGAGCTGACCGGCCTGTTCGTCTCCGGCCGCGGCGCGCCGACCCGGGTCCGCGACGAGGGCATGCACCTGGCCGACGATCGCCGCCTGATCGCCGACCTGGCCCGGATGAGCGGCACCGACGCGGCCGTCCTGGCCGACGAGGAGATCCTGCGCACCGTCCTCCCGGCCCTGCGCGCCGACTACCGGGCCGCGGAAACCTATCGATACCAGCCCGGGCCGCCGCTGAGCTGCCCGGTCACCGCCCTGATCGGCGACCTGGACGACCAGGTCAGCGAGCCCGAGGCCCGCCCCTGGGCGGATCGCACCACCGGCCCGTTCGCCCTGCGCGTCTTCTCCGGCGGCCACTTCTACCTCAACGACCACGCCCCCAAGATCATCGACCTCCTCCGAACCCATCTCACCCGATAA
- a CDS encoding FAD-dependent monooxygenase, translating to MTKTVLISGAGVAGLTLAYWLRRHGFTPTVVERATALRDGGYKVDIRGAALEVVRRTGILEQARELRTDVRSGAVVDRTGKRVASMNGDTFGGREEHDAEILRGDLTRLLFDLTRDEVDYRFGDAIAALDGTTVTFDSGRTETFDLIVGADGVHSRTRELAFGPESGFVHDMGYRVAICTVPNHLGLDREELTYVSPGRTTLVYSTAGQTSAKAMFLFTEPAGIDEGDPRRALQEAYAGQGWEVPRLLEAVADAPDLYYDRLAQVRMDRWSAGPVVLLGDAAHCASPASGQGTSLALVGAYLLAGELAAAGGDHEAAFAAYERRMRPFAERNQKLGPANIKRMVLSSAGQVKMSMVMLGVMSRLPGRDRMMAAMMAPLHKAANAIEIPAYPTPSQHP from the coding sequence ATGACGAAGACGGTCCTGATCTCCGGAGCCGGCGTCGCCGGCCTCACGCTGGCGTACTGGCTGCGCCGCCACGGCTTCACGCCCACGGTCGTCGAGCGGGCCACGGCCCTGCGCGACGGGGGCTACAAGGTGGACATCCGCGGCGCCGCCCTCGAGGTGGTGCGCCGCACCGGCATCCTGGAGCAGGCCCGTGAGCTGCGCACCGACGTGCGCAGCGGCGCGGTGGTCGACCGCACCGGCAAGCGGGTCGCCAGCATGAACGGGGACACCTTCGGCGGCCGCGAGGAGCACGACGCGGAGATCCTCCGTGGCGACCTCACCCGGCTGCTGTTCGACCTGACCCGTGACGAGGTGGACTATCGCTTCGGCGACGCGATCGCCGCGCTGGACGGCACGACGGTCACCTTCGACAGTGGCCGCACCGAGACGTTCGACCTGATCGTCGGCGCCGACGGGGTGCACTCGCGCACCCGGGAGCTGGCCTTCGGCCCGGAGTCCGGCTTCGTCCACGACATGGGCTATCGGGTCGCCATCTGCACGGTGCCCAACCACCTCGGCCTCGACCGCGAGGAGCTGACCTATGTCAGCCCCGGCCGCACCACCCTGGTCTACAGCACCGCCGGCCAGACCAGTGCCAAGGCGATGTTCCTGTTCACCGAGCCGGCCGGGATCGACGAGGGCGACCCGCGCCGGGCGCTTCAGGAGGCCTACGCGGGGCAGGGCTGGGAGGTGCCGCGGCTGCTGGAGGCGGTCGCCGACGCCCCCGACCTCTATTACGACCGGCTCGCCCAGGTGCGGATGGACCGCTGGTCGGCCGGCCCGGTCGTGCTGCTCGGCGACGCGGCGCACTGCGCCTCACCCGCCTCCGGCCAGGGCACCAGTCTCGCGCTGGTGGGTGCCTACCTGCTGGCCGGCGAGCTGGCCGCGGCCGGTGGCGACCACGAGGCCGCCTTCGCGGCCTACGAGCGCCGGATGCGCCCGTTCGCCGAGCGCAACCAGAAACTCGGCCCGGCCAACATCAAGCGGATGGTGCTGAGCAGCGCCGGCCAGGTGAAGATGTCGATGGTGATGCTCGGGGTGATGTCCCGGCTCCCCGGCCGCGACCGGATGATGGCCGCGATGATGGCGCCGCTGCACAAGGCGGCCAACGCCATCGAGATTCCTGCCTACCCCACCCCGTCGCAGCACCCCTGA
- a CDS encoding helix-turn-helix transcriptional regulator translates to MGLIERDEALACLDELLADAVAGRGRTALVTGTVATGKSELLNVLADRSIERGALAVTATGSAVERDMPLALLGQLFHDAPLPADDRDRAMSLLLEGTKAVLAGDDAGHLDAQIIHGLCTVLLELAERFPLALLVDDVQHADGASLVCLSYLARRARPAKLLVVFSRSTFGAAGEPAWQADLLRPGSGSRIHLEPLTGDGVRQFAEQRAGAEVADRLADRWHQLSGGNPLLVDGLIADHRQTLAETGAEPEDAVAGDGYAAAVMSCLHRADDRLLEVARGVAVLDDPESLDSLIGVGSQQVAQSVRALTMAGLLGMGAFRHPAARAAVLADVRQEQRAELHRRAAVLTYDRGASTRVVAEHLVNASDVRESWGVTVLEDAARQALREGRVEAAVRYLKLAWKACTDDRHRVRIMTTLVRAEWRINPSTSAGYLPELTGALDKGVLRGSDAIVLAKALLWHGQFRDAEHVLDHLAAQGGELDPDTAAELAATRPWLRCTYAPFVAHLPKTNATAATVSASRRLAAARALSSVISSNPGPDLGDTCERILRGSRLDEMSLDTVESALLALTYAGHADKAAGWCDLFVEEAYTRRAPSRQARLAVVRAEVAVRMGNLAGAAGYARTALEIMPPASWGVAVGHPLSLLIIASVAMGDFDDVREQLDQPVPEAMFQTRYGLHYLQARGRYSLATDHPGLALRDFQRAGDLMSAWGVDAPGLVAWRSDAAEAYLRMGRPLQARKLAEEQLNRCTGQMPRARGVGLRLLAATEQPRHRPMLLRQAADLLQNSGDLYELARTLTDLAQAYHALGESRRAGMIGHRARALAEGCAAVPLRRALSQEAEWDSGEQATPATAVGGAAAMLSDAERRVAALAAVGYTNREIADKLYITTSTVEQHLTRSYRKLNVTRRSDLPANLDATLTTA, encoded by the coding sequence ATGGGACTGATCGAGCGCGATGAGGCCCTGGCCTGCCTCGACGAGCTCCTGGCCGACGCGGTCGCCGGGCGCGGCCGCACCGCCCTGGTCACCGGCACCGTCGCCACCGGCAAGAGCGAGCTGCTGAACGTGCTCGCCGACCGCTCGATCGAGCGGGGCGCGCTGGCGGTCACGGCGACCGGCTCGGCGGTCGAGCGGGACATGCCGCTCGCCCTGCTGGGCCAGCTCTTCCACGACGCGCCGCTGCCCGCCGACGACCGGGACCGGGCCATGAGCCTGCTTCTCGAGGGCACCAAGGCGGTGCTGGCCGGCGACGACGCCGGTCACCTGGACGCCCAGATCATCCACGGCCTGTGCACCGTCCTGCTGGAGCTGGCCGAGCGGTTCCCGCTGGCCCTGCTGGTCGACGACGTCCAGCACGCCGACGGCGCCTCGCTGGTCTGCCTCTCCTACCTGGCCCGCCGCGCCCGGCCGGCCAAGCTCCTGGTGGTGTTCAGCCGCAGCACCTTCGGCGCGGCCGGCGAGCCGGCCTGGCAGGCCGACCTGCTGCGGCCCGGCTCGGGCAGCCGGATCCACCTGGAGCCGCTCACCGGCGACGGCGTCCGGCAGTTCGCCGAGCAGCGGGCCGGCGCCGAGGTCGCCGACCGGCTCGCCGACCGCTGGCACCAGCTCAGCGGCGGCAACCCGCTGCTGGTCGACGGCCTGATCGCGGACCACCGGCAGACGCTGGCCGAGACCGGCGCCGAGCCGGAGGACGCGGTCGCCGGCGACGGTTACGCCGCGGCCGTGATGTCCTGCCTGCACCGCGCCGACGACCGGCTGCTCGAGGTGGCCCGGGGCGTCGCGGTGCTGGACGACCCGGAGAGCCTGGACTCGCTGATCGGGGTCGGCTCGCAGCAGGTCGCCCAGAGCGTCCGGGCGCTCACCATGGCCGGCCTGCTCGGCATGGGCGCCTTCCGGCACCCCGCGGCCCGCGCCGCGGTGCTCGCCGACGTGCGCCAGGAGCAGCGCGCCGAGCTGCACCGCCGGGCCGCCGTGCTGACCTACGACCGCGGCGCCTCCACCCGGGTGGTGGCCGAGCACCTGGTCAACGCCAGCGACGTGCGGGAGAGCTGGGGCGTCACCGTGCTGGAGGACGCCGCCCGGCAGGCACTGCGCGAGGGCCGGGTCGAGGCCGCGGTCCGCTACCTCAAGCTCGCCTGGAAAGCCTGCACCGACGACCGGCACCGGGTGCGCATCATGACCACGCTGGTCCGCGCCGAGTGGCGGATCAACCCGAGCACGTCGGCCGGCTACCTGCCCGAGCTGACCGGGGCGCTGGACAAGGGCGTGCTCCGCGGCAGCGACGCGATCGTGCTGGCCAAGGCGCTGCTCTGGCACGGCCAGTTCCGCGACGCCGAGCACGTGCTGGACCACCTGGCCGCGCAGGGCGGCGAGCTCGACCCGGACACCGCCGCCGAGCTGGCCGCCACCCGCCCCTGGCTGCGCTGCACGTACGCGCCGTTCGTCGCCCACCTGCCGAAAACCAACGCCACCGCCGCCACCGTCTCGGCGAGCCGCCGGCTGGCCGCCGCCCGGGCGCTCTCCTCGGTGATCAGCTCCAACCCGGGTCCCGACCTGGGCGACACGTGCGAGCGGATCCTGCGCGGCTCCCGGCTCGACGAGATGTCCCTGGACACGGTGGAGAGCGCGCTGCTGGCGCTGACCTACGCCGGGCACGCCGACAAGGCGGCCGGCTGGTGCGACCTGTTCGTCGAGGAGGCGTACACCCGGCGCGCGCCCAGCCGGCAGGCCCGGCTCGCGGTGGTCCGCGCCGAGGTCGCGGTGCGGATGGGCAACCTGGCCGGCGCGGCGGGTTACGCGCGCACCGCGCTGGAGATCATGCCGCCGGCCAGCTGGGGTGTCGCGGTCGGGCACCCGCTGTCCCTGCTGATCATCGCGTCGGTCGCGATGGGTGACTTCGACGACGTCCGCGAGCAGCTCGACCAGCCGGTCCCCGAGGCGATGTTCCAGACCCGGTACGGCCTGCACTACCTCCAGGCCCGGGGCCGGTACAGCCTGGCCACCGACCACCCCGGCCTGGCGCTGCGCGACTTCCAGCGGGCCGGTGACCTGATGAGCGCCTGGGGGGTGGACGCGCCCGGCCTGGTCGCCTGGCGCTCCGACGCCGCCGAGGCGTACCTGCGGATGGGCCGCCCGCTCCAGGCTCGCAAGCTGGCCGAGGAGCAGCTCAACCGGTGCACCGGGCAGATGCCCCGGGCACGCGGCGTCGGCCTGCGGCTGCTGGCCGCGACCGAGCAGCCCCGGCACCGGCCGATGCTGCTGCGCCAGGCCGCCGACCTGCTCCAGAACAGCGGCGACCTCTATGAGCTGGCCCGCACCCTGACCGACCTGGCGCAGGCGTACCACGCGCTCGGCGAGTCCCGCCGGGCCGGGATGATCGGGCACCGGGCCCGGGCGCTGGCCGAGGGCTGCGCGGCCGTCCCGCTGCGGCGGGCGCTGTCGCAGGAGGCGGAGTGGGACTCCGGCGAGCAGGCCACGCCGGCGACCGCTGTCGGCGGGGCCGCGGCGATGCTCAGCGACGCCGAGCGCCGGGTCGCCGCGCTGGCCGCGGTCGGCTACACGAACCGGGAGATCGCCGACAAGCTGTACATCACCACCAGCACCGTGGAGCAGCACCTGACCAGGTCGTACCGGAAATTGAACGTCACTCGCCGCAGTGACCTGCCGGCGAACCTGGACGCGACTCTCACCACCGCCTGA
- a CDS encoding type III PLP-dependent enzyme, whose translation MSLPKDVADRLAAEYGTPLFVYDLDEVEAARDELLGALPEEFELFFAVKANSHPELLRALRGTPDHGCRTEISSTGELSVSIAAGHDPALTLYTGPGKTDGELDTAIAAGVRMFSVESLTDLEHIGAAALRHGVVAQALLRINHVSASATTSIRMTGTPSQFGIDSETLAELMPRLRAVPGTELAGLHFFPLSNARDEESLIGEFQHTLSVAAELAAEHDLPMRFLDIGGGFSVPYAVPGPRASYPKLRAELAAALDLHFPDWREGSPRIACESGRYLVGASGTLVTRVVNIKESRGRGFVIADAGINTFGGMSGLGRLLPVAVQPDAEPTHKASLVGPLCTPGDVLGREIALPDLEIGDTVAIPNAGAYGPTASLLMFLGRPAPTEVVIRGTEVLSVSRIEHERTWSVGEGPRVRM comes from the coding sequence ATGAGCCTGCCCAAGGACGTCGCCGACCGGCTCGCCGCGGAGTACGGCACCCCGCTGTTCGTCTACGACCTGGACGAGGTCGAGGCGGCCCGGGACGAGCTGCTCGGCGCGCTGCCCGAGGAGTTCGAGCTGTTCTTCGCGGTCAAGGCGAACTCGCACCCGGAACTGCTGCGGGCGCTGCGCGGCACGCCGGACCACGGTTGCCGTACCGAGATCAGCTCCACCGGCGAGCTGTCCGTGTCGATCGCGGCCGGGCACGACCCGGCGCTGACCCTGTACACCGGGCCGGGCAAGACCGACGGCGAGCTGGACACCGCGATCGCGGCCGGGGTGCGGATGTTCTCCGTCGAGTCGCTGACCGACCTGGAGCACATCGGCGCGGCCGCGCTCCGGCACGGCGTCGTGGCCCAGGCGCTGCTGCGGATCAACCACGTGTCCGCGTCGGCCACCACCAGCATCCGGATGACCGGCACCCCGTCGCAGTTCGGCATCGACAGCGAGACGCTCGCCGAGCTGATGCCCCGGCTGCGCGCGGTCCCCGGCACCGAACTGGCCGGCCTGCACTTCTTCCCACTCAGCAACGCGCGGGACGAGGAGAGCCTGATCGGCGAGTTCCAGCACACGCTGAGCGTGGCGGCCGAGCTGGCCGCCGAGCACGACCTGCCGATGCGGTTCCTGGACATCGGCGGCGGGTTCTCGGTGCCGTACGCGGTGCCCGGCCCCCGGGCGTCGTACCCGAAGCTGCGCGCCGAGCTGGCCGCCGCCCTGGACCTGCACTTCCCGGACTGGCGCGAGGGCAGTCCGCGGATCGCCTGCGAGTCCGGCCGTTACCTGGTCGGCGCGTCCGGGACGCTGGTCACCCGGGTGGTCAACATCAAGGAGAGCCGGGGCCGCGGCTTCGTGATCGCCGACGCCGGCATCAACACCTTCGGCGGCATGTCCGGCCTGGGCCGGCTGCTGCCGGTCGCGGTGCAGCCGGACGCCGAGCCGACCCACAAGGCCAGCCTGGTCGGCCCGCTGTGCACGCCGGGCGACGTGCTCGGCCGGGAGATCGCCCTGCCCGATCTGGAGATCGGCGACACCGTGGCAATCCCGAACGCCGGTGCCTACGGGCCCACCGCCAGCCTGCTGATGTTCCTGGGCCGGCCGGCGCCGACCGAGGTGGTGATCCGCGGCACGGAGGTGCTCTCCGTCTCCCGGATTGAGCACGAGCGCACCTGGTCGGTCGGCGAGGGTCCCCGCGTGCGGATGTGA
- a CDS encoding MFS transporter, whose translation MTETEVLQAKAGRKEWFALGVLLLPVLLVSMDLTVLYYALPAMSAELGPTGAQQLWMVDIYAFVLAGLLLTMGTLGDKIGRRRLLLAGAVAFGIGSLVAAYASSAGEFIAARAAMGVAGATLMPSTLALIRNLFHDQTQRRTAVAAWSGGMAAGAALGPILGGLLLDNFWWGSVFIINVPVMVLLVVLGPVLLPEFKVPGAPRFDLISAALSLGAVLPVIYGLKRIAIYGFSTVPVAAAVAGLLLAAAFVRRQQVVADPMIDLKLFRQRAYGASIAINLVALFGMVGFSLFSTQYLQTVLGLSPFRAALWTIPGTLAVGVAVPIATAVVRVVRPAYVVAGGFVLAAAGFFTVTFTPVEDGLAILLPGLVALSAGLAVVMTMITEMVVASAPPEKAGAASAVLQTGQEFGGAVGVAVLGSIGSAVYTSQMDGVVPESAQETLGGAVAAAAKLPAQAAAELTAKAHLAFVQEMHVAALFATLLMVLGAVLAVVALRHVDAPRPPAEPETETAEPVPGKEDYAIAGN comes from the coding sequence ATGACCGAAACTGAAGTACTTCAGGCGAAGGCAGGCCGCAAGGAATGGTTTGCCCTCGGCGTACTGCTGCTTCCGGTTCTGCTGGTCTCGATGGACCTGACGGTGCTCTACTACGCACTGCCGGCCATGAGCGCGGAACTGGGGCCGACCGGCGCCCAGCAACTGTGGATGGTCGACATCTACGCGTTTGTGCTGGCCGGTCTCCTGCTGACCATGGGCACCCTGGGTGACAAGATCGGCCGTCGCCGGCTGCTGCTGGCCGGCGCCGTCGCGTTCGGCATCGGCTCGCTGGTCGCCGCGTACGCGTCCTCGGCCGGCGAGTTCATCGCCGCCCGCGCCGCGATGGGCGTCGCCGGCGCCACCCTGATGCCCTCGACCCTCGCGCTCATCCGCAACCTCTTCCACGACCAGACGCAGCGGCGTACCGCGGTGGCGGCCTGGTCCGGCGGCATGGCGGCCGGCGCCGCCCTCGGCCCGATCCTCGGTGGCCTGCTCCTGGACAACTTTTGGTGGGGCTCGGTCTTCATCATCAACGTCCCGGTGATGGTGCTGCTGGTCGTGCTCGGCCCGGTGCTGCTGCCCGAGTTCAAGGTGCCCGGCGCGCCCCGCTTCGACCTGATCAGCGCGGCGCTGTCGCTGGGCGCGGTGCTGCCGGTGATCTATGGCCTGAAGCGGATCGCGATCTACGGCTTCAGCACCGTCCCGGTCGCCGCGGCGGTGGCCGGTCTGCTGCTGGCGGCCGCGTTCGTCCGGCGCCAGCAGGTCGTCGCCGACCCGATGATCGACCTGAAGCTGTTCCGCCAGCGTGCCTACGGCGCCTCGATCGCGATCAACCTGGTGGCGCTCTTCGGCATGGTCGGCTTCTCCCTGTTCAGCACCCAGTACCTGCAGACCGTGCTGGGTCTGAGCCCGTTCCGCGCGGCGCTCTGGACCATCCCCGGCACGCTCGCGGTCGGTGTCGCCGTGCCGATCGCCACCGCCGTCGTCCGGGTCGTCCGCCCGGCGTACGTGGTGGCCGGCGGCTTCGTCCTGGCCGCGGCCGGCTTCTTCACGGTGACCTTCACGCCGGTCGAGGACGGCCTCGCGATCCTGCTCCCCGGCCTGGTGGCGCTCTCCGCCGGTCTGGCCGTGGTGATGACCATGATCACCGAGATGGTGGTGGCCAGCGCTCCGCCGGAGAAGGCCGGCGCGGCCTCGGCCGTGCTCCAGACCGGCCAGGAGTTCGGCGGCGCGGTCGGCGTCGCGGTGCTGGGCAGCATCGGCAGCGCGGTCTACACCAGCCAGATGGACGGCGTCGTGCCGGAGTCGGCTCAGGAGACGCTCGGTGGCGCCGTCGCGGCGGCCGCCAAGCTGCCCGCCCAGGCCGCGGCCGAGCTGACCGCGAAGGCGCACCTCGCCTTCGTCCAGGAGATGCACGTGGCCGCGCTGTTCGCCACCCTGCTGATGGTGCTGGGCGCCGTCCTCGCGGTGGTCGCGCTGCGGCACGTCGACGCGCCCCGGCCGCCGGCCGAGCCGGAGACGGAGACCGCCGAGCCGGTCCCCGGGAAGGAGGACTACGCCATCGCGGGCAACTGA
- a CDS encoding cobalamin B12-binding domain-containing protein yields the protein MTNGNHLAIVSTVASDSHTWNLVYLQLLLEEHGYAVTNLGPCVPDDLLVKECRELRPDVVVISSVNGHGHQDGRRVIRAVRDCPELRDLPVVIGGKLGVAEGSYRNDLREAGYTEVFEDGAPAPADFGQFLRSLPDRVGVPV from the coding sequence GTGACCAACGGCAACCACCTGGCGATCGTCTCCACCGTGGCTTCCGACTCACACACCTGGAACCTGGTCTACCTCCAGCTGCTGCTGGAGGAGCACGGTTACGCGGTCACCAACCTGGGCCCCTGCGTGCCCGACGACCTGCTGGTCAAGGAGTGCCGGGAGCTGCGGCCCGACGTGGTCGTGATCTCCTCGGTCAACGGGCACGGCCATCAGGACGGCCGGCGGGTGATCCGCGCGGTCCGGGACTGTCCCGAGCTCCGGGACCTCCCGGTGGTGATCGGCGGCAAGCTCGGCGTCGCCGAGGGCTCCTACCGCAACGACCTGCGCGAGGCCGGATACACCGAGGTCTTCGAGGACGGGGCGCCCGCCCCGGCCGACTTCGGGCAGTTCCTCCGGTCGCTGCCGGACCGGGTCGGGGTGCCGGTATGA